The Gemmatimonadota bacterium genome includes a window with the following:
- a CDS encoding GGDEF domain-containing protein, translating into MASDKTVLYFGPGRTDPSPIVSRFTEVNELELVRVDQAVELRAFLNRMMPACVVMETGSDLSDILEVIRVLKEDSFTSIVPLVVVLRGGDNGVSDLLAVGADEVLHDGTAERENRLRLDQVLKRADRDVSVHPTTRLPGTTHIARDMQARLETSEQFAVCYADLDHFKEFNDRYGYAFGDGVIRLLSRILRDTVRALAPGGFVGHIGGDDFIFNVPMTYLEVTCDEIIQLFDELIPYQYTEEDRRAGYFLGKDRRGNVYRVPLMSLSIGVVTNQFQTFDHPGMISELAAEMKTFAKSLPGSKYVVDRRHKSPILETAAASEADALTGVLSTGSPEEDT; encoded by the coding sequence ATGGCTTCCGACAAGACCGTTCTCTACTTCGGTCCAGGTCGCACGGATCCCTCTCCGATCGTCTCTCGCTTTACCGAGGTGAACGAGCTGGAGCTCGTGCGTGTGGATCAGGCCGTCGAACTCCGGGCGTTTCTGAACCGGATGATGCCGGCGTGCGTCGTCATGGAAACCGGATCAGACCTCTCGGACATCCTAGAGGTAATTCGTGTCCTCAAGGAAGACTCTTTCACGAGCATAGTCCCTCTGGTGGTAGTGCTGAGAGGCGGTGACAATGGCGTGTCGGACCTGCTGGCAGTCGGCGCCGACGAAGTGTTGCACGACGGCACGGCAGAGCGGGAGAACCGGCTCAGGCTCGACCAGGTCCTCAAACGAGCAGATCGAGACGTCTCCGTACATCCGACCACCCGTCTTCCCGGCACCACCCACATCGCGCGGGACATGCAGGCGCGGCTCGAGACATCGGAGCAGTTTGCCGTCTGCTACGCGGACCTCGATCACTTCAAGGAGTTCAACGACCGCTACGGGTACGCGTTCGGAGACGGCGTGATCCGTCTGCTATCGCGTATTCTGAGGGACACGGTCCGCGCCTTGGCGCCGGGCGGGTTTGTGGGGCACATTGGCGGGGACGACTTCATCTTCAACGTGCCCATGACGTACTTGGAGGTGACCTGTGACGAGATCATCCAACTCTTCGACGAGCTGATCCCGTACCAGTACACCGAGGAAGACCGGCGCGCGGGCTATTTTCTTGGCAAGGACCGTCGCGGCAACGTCTACCGCGTTCCGCTCATGTCCCTGTCGATCGGCGTCGTGACCAATCAGTTCCAGACATTCGATCATCCAGGTATGATCAGTGAGCTCGCGGCAGAGATGAAGACCTTTGCGAAATCTCTGCCCGGCTCGAAATACGTTGTGGACCGGCGTCACAAGTCACCCATTTTGGAGACCGCCGCAGCTAGCGAGGCGGATGCGTTGACGGGCGTGCTATCGACCGGTTCGCCCGAAGAGGACACCTGA
- the rnr gene encoding ribonuclease R, whose protein sequence is MAASTRGPLKPKEIARAASVAASEYKRFKRLLTGLERAGKIYRVKGHRYALSGSLELSPGIVSLTRAGDAFVRPDAGGGDLFVPAAHLATAMDGDHVVTRIEARPRGRSPVARVIKVLDRARETIVGTFHRSRRFDYVVPMDRRVSKDVLVPSAAAGEATDGDVVVVRLDSYGEDRVGPVGTVVKVLGALSDPGVDILAVAHGFGLSSDFPPAVIAAAQEAAERGIEEITDEWVDRTDMLVFTIDPADARDHDDALSVTELGEGRFEVGVHIADVSHFVPEGGAIDIEALARGTSVYLVDRTIPMLPEALSADVCSLKGGVDRLAVSVFIELDTSGQVHGRRHERTRIRCSDGLSYEQVQAVLDGVGAISPSVDQAIRTLDDLARGVRAVREQRGALDLDIGEARVVLDERGHPVDILRRERLESHRLIEDFMVLANEVVARDMEARKIGALYRVHEPPSRERADELRELLGRIGHRLPNRKSLRPRDLQHLLQAVRGRHEAALVSTVVLRSLAKARYDAKNLGHFGLASPAYLHFTSPIRRYPDLVVHREVVRSLIGGEPPRSWEPGELASIADRASAREQAAAEAERASVALKKVEFMERHLGDEFDGKISGVAAFGFFVTLERYFVDGLVHVNSLRDDFYRLREETYALVGDRGRRTYRLGDRVRVQVARVDKEARHVDFLLMRVLPNAD, encoded by the coding sequence TTGGCAGCGTCGACGCGCGGCCCCCTCAAGCCCAAAGAGATCGCCCGCGCCGCAAGCGTGGCGGCGAGTGAGTACAAGCGCTTCAAGCGGCTGCTGACCGGCCTTGAACGGGCCGGCAAGATCTATCGCGTGAAGGGCCACCGGTATGCACTCTCCGGAAGTCTCGAGCTCAGTCCTGGCATCGTCTCGCTGACCCGTGCGGGCGACGCTTTTGTCCGTCCCGACGCGGGGGGCGGCGACCTCTTCGTCCCGGCGGCACACCTCGCGACCGCCATGGACGGCGACCACGTCGTCACACGCATCGAGGCGCGGCCGCGCGGCCGGAGCCCGGTCGCCCGCGTCATCAAGGTCCTCGACCGTGCCCGAGAGACGATCGTAGGCACGTTCCACCGCTCCCGGCGCTTCGACTACGTCGTACCCATGGATCGTCGCGTCTCGAAGGACGTGCTCGTACCCAGCGCCGCCGCCGGGGAGGCAACGGACGGAGATGTCGTCGTCGTCCGGCTCGACTCGTACGGGGAGGACAGGGTCGGCCCGGTAGGCACCGTCGTAAAGGTCCTCGGTGCGCTGTCGGATCCCGGAGTCGACATATTGGCTGTCGCTCATGGTTTCGGCCTTTCTTCCGACTTCCCGCCGGCCGTGATCGCCGCGGCCCAGGAGGCCGCCGAGCGGGGCATCGAGGAGATCACGGATGAGTGGGTCGATCGCACCGACATGTTGGTCTTCACGATCGACCCCGCAGACGCAAGAGATCACGACGACGCGCTGTCGGTGACTGAGCTCGGAGAGGGGCGCTTCGAGGTCGGCGTGCATATTGCCGACGTGTCCCACTTCGTGCCGGAAGGAGGGGCGATCGACATCGAGGCGCTGGCGCGCGGAACCAGTGTCTATCTGGTGGACCGCACGATCCCTATGCTCCCCGAGGCACTCTCTGCGGACGTGTGCTCCTTGAAGGGGGGAGTCGATCGGCTCGCGGTATCGGTCTTCATCGAGCTCGACACGTCGGGCCAAGTCCATGGACGTCGCCACGAACGGACACGGATCCGATGCTCGGACGGGTTGTCGTATGAGCAGGTGCAGGCCGTACTCGATGGCGTGGGCGCGATCTCGCCGTCCGTCGACCAGGCAATCCGGACCCTCGACGACCTCGCGCGCGGCGTAAGGGCGGTACGCGAGCAGCGCGGGGCGCTCGACCTCGACATTGGCGAGGCCCGCGTAGTGCTCGACGAACGTGGTCACCCCGTCGACATCCTGCGAAGGGAACGTTTGGAGAGCCACCGACTCATCGAGGACTTCATGGTGCTCGCCAACGAGGTGGTGGCACGGGACATGGAGGCGCGTAAAATCGGAGCGCTGTACCGAGTGCACGAGCCGCCGTCGCGGGAGCGCGCCGATGAGCTGCGCGAACTGCTCGGGCGGATCGGGCATCGCCTCCCGAACCGGAAGTCGCTGAGGCCACGAGATCTACAGCACCTCCTACAGGCCGTACGCGGTCGCCATGAGGCCGCGCTCGTCTCTACAGTCGTCTTGCGGTCCTTGGCGAAGGCGCGCTACGACGCCAAGAACCTGGGCCATTTCGGACTCGCGTCGCCCGCGTACCTGCACTTCACGAGCCCCATCCGCCGCTATCCCGACCTCGTGGTGCATCGAGAGGTCGTGCGCTCTCTGATCGGCGGGGAGCCGCCACGGAGCTGGGAACCGGGCGAGCTCGCTTCAATCGCGGATCGGGCGAGTGCACGGGAGCAGGCTGCCGCGGAGGCCGAGCGGGCTTCGGTAGCCCTGAAGAAGGTGGAGTTCATGGAACGTCATCTCGGCGACGAGTTCGATGGGAAGATTTCGGGGGTTGCCGCGTTCGGCTTCTTCGTGACTCTCGAGCGGTACTTCGTCGACGGGCTCGTGCACGTGAACAGCCTGCGCGACGACTTCTACCGGCTGCGTGAGGAGACGTACGCACTCGTGGGTGACCGGGGGCGGCGCACGTACCGGCTGGGGGATCGCGTCCGGGTGCAGGTCGCGCGGGTCGACAAGGAGGCCCGTCATGTGGACTTCCTGCTGATGCGGGTACTTCCGAACGCCGATTGA
- a CDS encoding PorV/PorQ family protein: MAPGDPCVSTGGGPLYFFNSLLVLSLTLCMALPIAAQDGSEEPSSTEGALFLLLPVGAKAVSLGRAVTALDGPESAFWNPAGLAAVDESQVVLLRGDPLAGTSTAFSALWARPGVGTLGVSYQLLDIGTQELRDIDGNELGSISVRNHLGVVSAAAQLLEGVRLGVNFKIVQFRRSCRGICSDAGTTATTYAFDAGLQILPTERLRIGAMLAHIGPRLQVLNADQSDPLPARVRLAFAYNLIALLTDDEELGGWLAVEVQDRLRELGSLSFYLGTELTAGVSEAIFLRAGYVLGNLDQEDGARVGLGFRFERFDLAIAKSLAVSTLTGETEPVHVTFSIRF; the protein is encoded by the coding sequence GTGGCACCCGGGGACCCGTGCGTAAGCACGGGTGGCGGCCCGCTGTACTTCTTCAACAGCCTTCTAGTGCTGTCGCTGACGCTGTGCATGGCGTTGCCGATCGCAGCACAGGACGGGAGCGAAGAGCCGAGTTCGACGGAAGGCGCCCTCTTTCTATTGCTTCCGGTCGGTGCCAAAGCTGTCTCGCTCGGGCGTGCGGTGACTGCTCTCGACGGGCCAGAATCGGCGTTCTGGAACCCGGCCGGTCTCGCGGCCGTCGATGAGAGTCAGGTCGTGCTGCTCCGCGGTGATCCCCTCGCCGGGACGTCGACCGCCTTTTCCGCGCTTTGGGCCCGCCCCGGTGTTGGCACCCTCGGCGTGTCGTACCAGCTGCTCGACATCGGGACTCAAGAACTCAGGGACATCGACGGCAACGAGCTCGGCTCGATAAGCGTGCGCAATCACCTCGGGGTCGTGTCCGCCGCCGCGCAGTTACTCGAGGGTGTACGTCTGGGCGTCAACTTCAAGATCGTCCAGTTCCGCCGCTCGTGCCGCGGCATCTGTTCGGATGCCGGCACGACCGCCACAACCTATGCGTTCGATGCCGGTCTACAGATCTTGCCCACCGAGCGTCTGAGGATCGGGGCGATGCTGGCCCATATCGGCCCACGGCTCCAGGTGCTCAACGCTGACCAGTCTGATCCGCTCCCTGCACGAGTGCGCCTCGCGTTCGCCTACAACCTCATCGCCTTGCTCACGGACGATGAAGAGCTCGGGGGCTGGCTCGCGGTGGAGGTTCAGGACCGTCTCCGCGAGCTGGGGTCTCTCTCCTTTTACCTCGGTACGGAGCTTACCGCAGGGGTGAGCGAAGCGATCTTCCTGCGCGCCGGGTACGTGCTGGGCAACCTCGATCAGGAGGACGGCGCCCGCGTCGGGCTCGGCTTCCGCTTCGAGCGCTTCGACCTCGCGATCGCCAAGTCTCTAGCGGTGTCCACGCTGACCGGCGAGACCGAGCCGGTGCACGTCACGTTCTCGATCCGGTTCTAG